A section of the Psychrilyobacter piezotolerans genome encodes:
- the rd gene encoding rubredoxin gives MDKWLCIVCGYVYDPEAGDPDSGVAPGTKWEDVPEDWICPLCAVGKDQFEKM, from the coding sequence ATGGATAAGTGGTTATGTATAGTATGTGGTTATGTGTATGATCCAGAAGCTGGGGATCCTGATTCAGGGGTAGCACCGGGAACAAAGTGGGAAGATGTGCCTGAAGACTGGATTTGTCCGCTATGTGCAGTGGGAAAAGATCAGTTTGAAAAGATGTAG
- a CDS encoding rubredoxin — translation MDKWRCLVCGYVYDEEFGDPDSGVEPGTKWEDVPEDWICPPCAVGKDQFKKMELEKTE, via the coding sequence ATGGATAAATGGCGATGTTTGGTATGTGGTTATGTATATGACGAAGAGTTTGGGGATCCTGATTCAGGGGTAGAACCGGGAACAAAATGGGAAGATGTGCCTGAAGACTGGATTTGTCCGCCGTGTGCAGTGGGAAAGGATCAATTCAAAAAGATGGAATTAGAAAAGACGGAATAA